Proteins encoded together in one Mastacembelus armatus chromosome 15, fMasArm1.2, whole genome shotgun sequence window:
- the LOC113131741 gene encoding LIM domain-binding protein 3-like isoform X1: MSTYTVSLPGPGPWGFRLQGGKDFNMPLTISRITPGSKAAQANLIQGDVIVAIDGVSTEGMTHLDAQNKIKMASYNLALTMSKFKRPVPMAPPRMDNVIPIIPHQQVFPPAAPNAGFSPSVLKDTAVSTHKPIEVKGPGGKATIIHAQYNTPISMYSQDSIMDAIAGQTQAKGHDASCSTLLVKDRHVDSASPVYQAVQTAEKDPDLAEWSRRSTSMQSKSFRVLAHLTGTESSAEEEKMKKEQQQEEEEEAMRRSSLKRQSAGYSIQHKAAVSSQYVQPPAMHQAPQAPHPHPQALHPHPQAPHPHPQAPPPQHYQQPPVQHAPIQQSSIQIPLGSAPPKVVSTACIYPSHPAPAPGPGPGPAPAPAHAQAQAPVPHPRPPAAAPAGPGSSNRPPWVSDTNFAEKFDPSKTTTTTTTTMKVQPLPQAAPPPPAYIPNPSAAGPPAPSPALITQSPAPFPPVARGVAQRAERFAASSRTPLCGFCNSVIRGPFLVALGRSWHPEEFNCHYCHTSLADISFVEEQNNVYCENCYEEFFAPTCARCSTKIMGEVMHALRQTWHTTCFVCAACGKPFGNSLFHMEDGEPYCEKDYVALFSTKCHGCDFPVEAGDKFIEALGHTWHDTCFVCAVCHINLEGQPFYSKKDKPLCKKHAHAINV; the protein is encoded by the exons ATGAGCACCTACACCGTGTCGCTGCCCGGCCCTGGACCCTGGGGCTTCAGGCTGCAGGGGGGGAAGGACTTCAACATGCCACTGACCATCTCCAGG ATCACTCCAGGGAGCAAAGCGGCACAGGCGAACCTGATCCAGGGTGACGTCATCGTCGCCATCGATGGCGTCAGCACCGAGGGGATGACGCACCTGGATGCCCAGAACAAGATCAAGATGGCCAGCTACAACCTGGCACTCACCATGTCCAA GTTTAAGCGTCCGGTTCCGATGGCGCCACCCAGAATGGACAACGTTATTCCCATAATCCCTCACCAGCAG GTTTTCCCCCCAGCTGCTCCCAA CGCCGGCTTCAGCCCCAGCGTTCTGAAGGATACCGCCGTCTCTACCCATAAGCCCATAGAGGTGAAGGGCCCAGGCGGTAAGGCCACCATCATCCATGCCCAGTACAACACGCCCATCAGCATGTACTCCCAGGACTCCATCATGGACGCCATCGCAGGGCAGACACAGGCCAAGGGGCACGACGCCAG TTGCAGCACTCTGCTGGTTAAAGATCGTCACGTGGACAGCGCCTCCCCGGTCTATCAGGCCGTCCAGACTGCGGAGAAGGACCCGGACCTGGCCGAGTGGAGCCGCCGCAGCACCAGCATGCAGTCCAAGTCTTTCCGGGTCCTGGCCCACTTAACTGGAACCGAGTCCT ctgcagaggaggagaagatgaagaaggagcagcagcaggaggaggaggaggaggcaatGAGGAGGAGCAG CCTGAAGCGACAGTCAGCTGGCTACAGCATCCAGCACAAAGCTGCAGTCTCCAG TCAGTACGTTCAGCCTCCTGCCATGCATCAGGCCCCACAGGCCCCGCACCCACACCCACAGGCCCTGCACCCCCATCCACAGGCCCCGCACCCCCATCCACAGGCCCCACCCCCCCAGCACTACCAGCAACCCCCAGTGCAACATGCCCCCATACAGCAGAGCTCCATTCAGATTCCTCTTGGCTCCGCCCCTCCCAAGGTGGTGAGCACCGCCTGCATCTACCCCTCCCATCCAG ctccagctccaggtccaggtccaggtccagctccagctccagctcacGCTCAGGCTCAGGCTCCAGTACCTCACCCCCGCCCTCCAGCCGCCGCTCCTGCTGGTCCTGGATCCTCTAACAGACCTCCCTGGGTGAGCGACACCAACTTTGCTGAGAAGTTCGACCCCAGTAagaccaccaccaccaccaccaccaccatgaaGGTGCAGCCTCTGCCCCaggcagcccccccccccccggcatATATCCCCAACCCCTCTGCCGCCGGACCCCCTGCCCCAAGCCCCGCCCTCATCACCCAGAGCCCTGCCCCCTTCCCACCAGTGGCGAGGGGCGTGGCCCAGAGGGCGGAGAGGTTTGCTGCCAGCAGCCGTACGCCTCTGTGTGGGTTCTGCAACAGCGTCATCAG GGGCCCCTTCCTGGTGGCCCTCGGCCGGTCCTGGCACCCCGAGGAGTTCAACTGTCACTACTGCCACACGTCTCTGGCTGACATCAGCTTCGTGGAGGAGCAGAACAACGTTTACTGTGAGAACTGCTACGAGGAGTTCTTCGCCCCGACCTGCGCTCGCTGCAGCACCAAGATCATGGGG GAAGTGATGCACGCTCTGCGCCAGACGTGGCACACCACCTGCTTCGTCTGCGCAGCCTGTGGCAAACCTTTCGGAAACAGCCTGTTCCACATGGAGGACGGAGAGCCGTACTGCGAGAAAG ACTACGTCGCACTCTTCAGCACCAAGTGTCACGGCTGCGACTTCCCAGTCGAAGCTGGGGACAAGTTCATCGAGGCTCTGGGTCACACCTGGCACGACACCTGCTTCGTGTGTGCG GTTTGCCACATCAACCTGGAGGGCCAGCCTTTCTACTCCAAGAAAGACAAACCTCTGTGCAAGAAGCACGCTCACGCCATCAACGTGTAG
- the LOC113131741 gene encoding LIM domain-binding protein 3-like isoform X2 translates to MSTYTVSLPGPGPWGFRLQGGKDFNMPLTISRITPGSKAAQANLIQGDVIVAIDGVSTEGMTHLDAQNKIKMASYNLALTMSKFKRPVPMAPPRMDNVIPIIPHQQVFPPAAPNAGFSPSVLKDTAVSTHKPIEVKGPGGKATIIHAQYNTPISMYSQDSIMDAIAGQTQAKGHDASCSTLLVKDRHVDSASPVYQAVQTAEKDPDLAEWSRRSTSMQSKSFRVLAHLTGTESSAEEEKMKKEQQQEEEEEAMRRSSQYVQPPAMHQAPQAPHPHPQALHPHPQAPHPHPQAPPPQHYQQPPVQHAPIQQSSIQIPLGSAPPKVVSTACIYPSHPAPAPGPGPGPAPAPAHAQAQAPVPHPRPPAAAPAGPGSSNRPPWVSDTNFAEKFDPSKTTTTTTTTMKVQPLPQAAPPPPAYIPNPSAAGPPAPSPALITQSPAPFPPVARGVAQRAERFAASSRTPLCGFCNSVIRGPFLVALGRSWHPEEFNCHYCHTSLADISFVEEQNNVYCENCYEEFFAPTCARCSTKIMGEVMHALRQTWHTTCFVCAACGKPFGNSLFHMEDGEPYCEKDYVALFSTKCHGCDFPVEAGDKFIEALGHTWHDTCFVCAVCHINLEGQPFYSKKDKPLCKKHAHAINV, encoded by the exons ATGAGCACCTACACCGTGTCGCTGCCCGGCCCTGGACCCTGGGGCTTCAGGCTGCAGGGGGGGAAGGACTTCAACATGCCACTGACCATCTCCAGG ATCACTCCAGGGAGCAAAGCGGCACAGGCGAACCTGATCCAGGGTGACGTCATCGTCGCCATCGATGGCGTCAGCACCGAGGGGATGACGCACCTGGATGCCCAGAACAAGATCAAGATGGCCAGCTACAACCTGGCACTCACCATGTCCAA GTTTAAGCGTCCGGTTCCGATGGCGCCACCCAGAATGGACAACGTTATTCCCATAATCCCTCACCAGCAG GTTTTCCCCCCAGCTGCTCCCAA CGCCGGCTTCAGCCCCAGCGTTCTGAAGGATACCGCCGTCTCTACCCATAAGCCCATAGAGGTGAAGGGCCCAGGCGGTAAGGCCACCATCATCCATGCCCAGTACAACACGCCCATCAGCATGTACTCCCAGGACTCCATCATGGACGCCATCGCAGGGCAGACACAGGCCAAGGGGCACGACGCCAG TTGCAGCACTCTGCTGGTTAAAGATCGTCACGTGGACAGCGCCTCCCCGGTCTATCAGGCCGTCCAGACTGCGGAGAAGGACCCGGACCTGGCCGAGTGGAGCCGCCGCAGCACCAGCATGCAGTCCAAGTCTTTCCGGGTCCTGGCCCACTTAACTGGAACCGAGTCCT ctgcagaggaggagaagatgaagaaggagcagcagcaggaggaggaggaggaggcaatGAGGAGGAGCAG TCAGTACGTTCAGCCTCCTGCCATGCATCAGGCCCCACAGGCCCCGCACCCACACCCACAGGCCCTGCACCCCCATCCACAGGCCCCGCACCCCCATCCACAGGCCCCACCCCCCCAGCACTACCAGCAACCCCCAGTGCAACATGCCCCCATACAGCAGAGCTCCATTCAGATTCCTCTTGGCTCCGCCCCTCCCAAGGTGGTGAGCACCGCCTGCATCTACCCCTCCCATCCAG ctccagctccaggtccaggtccaggtccagctccagctccagctcacGCTCAGGCTCAGGCTCCAGTACCTCACCCCCGCCCTCCAGCCGCCGCTCCTGCTGGTCCTGGATCCTCTAACAGACCTCCCTGGGTGAGCGACACCAACTTTGCTGAGAAGTTCGACCCCAGTAagaccaccaccaccaccaccaccaccatgaaGGTGCAGCCTCTGCCCCaggcagcccccccccccccggcatATATCCCCAACCCCTCTGCCGCCGGACCCCCTGCCCCAAGCCCCGCCCTCATCACCCAGAGCCCTGCCCCCTTCCCACCAGTGGCGAGGGGCGTGGCCCAGAGGGCGGAGAGGTTTGCTGCCAGCAGCCGTACGCCTCTGTGTGGGTTCTGCAACAGCGTCATCAG GGGCCCCTTCCTGGTGGCCCTCGGCCGGTCCTGGCACCCCGAGGAGTTCAACTGTCACTACTGCCACACGTCTCTGGCTGACATCAGCTTCGTGGAGGAGCAGAACAACGTTTACTGTGAGAACTGCTACGAGGAGTTCTTCGCCCCGACCTGCGCTCGCTGCAGCACCAAGATCATGGGG GAAGTGATGCACGCTCTGCGCCAGACGTGGCACACCACCTGCTTCGTCTGCGCAGCCTGTGGCAAACCTTTCGGAAACAGCCTGTTCCACATGGAGGACGGAGAGCCGTACTGCGAGAAAG ACTACGTCGCACTCTTCAGCACCAAGTGTCACGGCTGCGACTTCCCAGTCGAAGCTGGGGACAAGTTCATCGAGGCTCTGGGTCACACCTGGCACGACACCTGCTTCGTGTGTGCG GTTTGCCACATCAACCTGGAGGGCCAGCCTTTCTACTCCAAGAAAGACAAACCTCTGTGCAAGAAGCACGCTCACGCCATCAACGTGTAG
- the LOC113131741 gene encoding LIM domain-binding protein 3-like isoform X3 — protein sequence MSTYTVSLPGPGPWGFRLQGGKDFNMPLTISRITPGSKAAQANLIQGDVIVAIDGVSTEGMTHLDAQNKIKMASYNLALTMSKFKRPVPMAPPRMDNVIPIIPHQQVFPPAAPNAGFSPSVLKDTAVSTHKPIEVKGPGGKATIIHAQYNTPISMYSQDSIMDAIAGQTQAKGHDASLKRQSAGYSIQHKAAVSSQYVQPPAMHQAPQAPHPHPQALHPHPQAPHPHPQAPPPQHYQQPPVQHAPIQQSSIQIPLGSAPPKVVSTACIYPSHPAPAPGPGPGPAPAPAHAQAQAPVPHPRPPAAAPAGPGSSNRPPWVSDTNFAEKFDPSKTTTTTTTTMKVQPLPQAAPPPPAYIPNPSAAGPPAPSPALITQSPAPFPPVARGVAQRAERFAASSRTPLCGFCNSVIRGPFLVALGRSWHPEEFNCHYCHTSLADISFVEEQNNVYCENCYEEFFAPTCARCSTKIMGEVMHALRQTWHTTCFVCAACGKPFGNSLFHMEDGEPYCEKDYVALFSTKCHGCDFPVEAGDKFIEALGHTWHDTCFVCAVCHINLEGQPFYSKKDKPLCKKHAHAINV from the exons ATGAGCACCTACACCGTGTCGCTGCCCGGCCCTGGACCCTGGGGCTTCAGGCTGCAGGGGGGGAAGGACTTCAACATGCCACTGACCATCTCCAGG ATCACTCCAGGGAGCAAAGCGGCACAGGCGAACCTGATCCAGGGTGACGTCATCGTCGCCATCGATGGCGTCAGCACCGAGGGGATGACGCACCTGGATGCCCAGAACAAGATCAAGATGGCCAGCTACAACCTGGCACTCACCATGTCCAA GTTTAAGCGTCCGGTTCCGATGGCGCCACCCAGAATGGACAACGTTATTCCCATAATCCCTCACCAGCAG GTTTTCCCCCCAGCTGCTCCCAA CGCCGGCTTCAGCCCCAGCGTTCTGAAGGATACCGCCGTCTCTACCCATAAGCCCATAGAGGTGAAGGGCCCAGGCGGTAAGGCCACCATCATCCATGCCCAGTACAACACGCCCATCAGCATGTACTCCCAGGACTCCATCATGGACGCCATCGCAGGGCAGACACAGGCCAAGGGGCACGACGCCAG CCTGAAGCGACAGTCAGCTGGCTACAGCATCCAGCACAAAGCTGCAGTCTCCAG TCAGTACGTTCAGCCTCCTGCCATGCATCAGGCCCCACAGGCCCCGCACCCACACCCACAGGCCCTGCACCCCCATCCACAGGCCCCGCACCCCCATCCACAGGCCCCACCCCCCCAGCACTACCAGCAACCCCCAGTGCAACATGCCCCCATACAGCAGAGCTCCATTCAGATTCCTCTTGGCTCCGCCCCTCCCAAGGTGGTGAGCACCGCCTGCATCTACCCCTCCCATCCAG ctccagctccaggtccaggtccaggtccagctccagctccagctcacGCTCAGGCTCAGGCTCCAGTACCTCACCCCCGCCCTCCAGCCGCCGCTCCTGCTGGTCCTGGATCCTCTAACAGACCTCCCTGGGTGAGCGACACCAACTTTGCTGAGAAGTTCGACCCCAGTAagaccaccaccaccaccaccaccaccatgaaGGTGCAGCCTCTGCCCCaggcagcccccccccccccggcatATATCCCCAACCCCTCTGCCGCCGGACCCCCTGCCCCAAGCCCCGCCCTCATCACCCAGAGCCCTGCCCCCTTCCCACCAGTGGCGAGGGGCGTGGCCCAGAGGGCGGAGAGGTTTGCTGCCAGCAGCCGTACGCCTCTGTGTGGGTTCTGCAACAGCGTCATCAG GGGCCCCTTCCTGGTGGCCCTCGGCCGGTCCTGGCACCCCGAGGAGTTCAACTGTCACTACTGCCACACGTCTCTGGCTGACATCAGCTTCGTGGAGGAGCAGAACAACGTTTACTGTGAGAACTGCTACGAGGAGTTCTTCGCCCCGACCTGCGCTCGCTGCAGCACCAAGATCATGGGG GAAGTGATGCACGCTCTGCGCCAGACGTGGCACACCACCTGCTTCGTCTGCGCAGCCTGTGGCAAACCTTTCGGAAACAGCCTGTTCCACATGGAGGACGGAGAGCCGTACTGCGAGAAAG ACTACGTCGCACTCTTCAGCACCAAGTGTCACGGCTGCGACTTCCCAGTCGAAGCTGGGGACAAGTTCATCGAGGCTCTGGGTCACACCTGGCACGACACCTGCTTCGTGTGTGCG GTTTGCCACATCAACCTGGAGGGCCAGCCTTTCTACTCCAAGAAAGACAAACCTCTGTGCAAGAAGCACGCTCACGCCATCAACGTGTAG
- the LOC113131741 gene encoding LIM domain-binding protein 3-like isoform X4: MSTYTVSLPGPGPWGFRLQGGKDFNMPLTISRITPGSKAAQANLIQGDVIVAIDGVSTEGMTHLDAQNKIKMASYNLALTMSKFKRPVPMAPPRMDNVIPIIPHQQVFPPAAPNAGFSPSVLKDTAVSTHKPIEVKGPGGKATIIHAQYNTPISMYSQDSIMDAIAGQTQAKGHDASQYVQPPAMHQAPQAPHPHPQALHPHPQAPHPHPQAPPPQHYQQPPVQHAPIQQSSIQIPLGSAPPKVVSTACIYPSHPAPAPGPGPGPAPAPAHAQAQAPVPHPRPPAAAPAGPGSSNRPPWVSDTNFAEKFDPSKTTTTTTTTMKVQPLPQAAPPPPAYIPNPSAAGPPAPSPALITQSPAPFPPVARGVAQRAERFAASSRTPLCGFCNSVIRGPFLVALGRSWHPEEFNCHYCHTSLADISFVEEQNNVYCENCYEEFFAPTCARCSTKIMGEVMHALRQTWHTTCFVCAACGKPFGNSLFHMEDGEPYCEKDYVALFSTKCHGCDFPVEAGDKFIEALGHTWHDTCFVCAVCHINLEGQPFYSKKDKPLCKKHAHAINV, encoded by the exons ATGAGCACCTACACCGTGTCGCTGCCCGGCCCTGGACCCTGGGGCTTCAGGCTGCAGGGGGGGAAGGACTTCAACATGCCACTGACCATCTCCAGG ATCACTCCAGGGAGCAAAGCGGCACAGGCGAACCTGATCCAGGGTGACGTCATCGTCGCCATCGATGGCGTCAGCACCGAGGGGATGACGCACCTGGATGCCCAGAACAAGATCAAGATGGCCAGCTACAACCTGGCACTCACCATGTCCAA GTTTAAGCGTCCGGTTCCGATGGCGCCACCCAGAATGGACAACGTTATTCCCATAATCCCTCACCAGCAG GTTTTCCCCCCAGCTGCTCCCAA CGCCGGCTTCAGCCCCAGCGTTCTGAAGGATACCGCCGTCTCTACCCATAAGCCCATAGAGGTGAAGGGCCCAGGCGGTAAGGCCACCATCATCCATGCCCAGTACAACACGCCCATCAGCATGTACTCCCAGGACTCCATCATGGACGCCATCGCAGGGCAGACACAGGCCAAGGGGCACGACGCCAG TCAGTACGTTCAGCCTCCTGCCATGCATCAGGCCCCACAGGCCCCGCACCCACACCCACAGGCCCTGCACCCCCATCCACAGGCCCCGCACCCCCATCCACAGGCCCCACCCCCCCAGCACTACCAGCAACCCCCAGTGCAACATGCCCCCATACAGCAGAGCTCCATTCAGATTCCTCTTGGCTCCGCCCCTCCCAAGGTGGTGAGCACCGCCTGCATCTACCCCTCCCATCCAG ctccagctccaggtccaggtccaggtccagctccagctccagctcacGCTCAGGCTCAGGCTCCAGTACCTCACCCCCGCCCTCCAGCCGCCGCTCCTGCTGGTCCTGGATCCTCTAACAGACCTCCCTGGGTGAGCGACACCAACTTTGCTGAGAAGTTCGACCCCAGTAagaccaccaccaccaccaccaccaccatgaaGGTGCAGCCTCTGCCCCaggcagcccccccccccccggcatATATCCCCAACCCCTCTGCCGCCGGACCCCCTGCCCCAAGCCCCGCCCTCATCACCCAGAGCCCTGCCCCCTTCCCACCAGTGGCGAGGGGCGTGGCCCAGAGGGCGGAGAGGTTTGCTGCCAGCAGCCGTACGCCTCTGTGTGGGTTCTGCAACAGCGTCATCAG GGGCCCCTTCCTGGTGGCCCTCGGCCGGTCCTGGCACCCCGAGGAGTTCAACTGTCACTACTGCCACACGTCTCTGGCTGACATCAGCTTCGTGGAGGAGCAGAACAACGTTTACTGTGAGAACTGCTACGAGGAGTTCTTCGCCCCGACCTGCGCTCGCTGCAGCACCAAGATCATGGGG GAAGTGATGCACGCTCTGCGCCAGACGTGGCACACCACCTGCTTCGTCTGCGCAGCCTGTGGCAAACCTTTCGGAAACAGCCTGTTCCACATGGAGGACGGAGAGCCGTACTGCGAGAAAG ACTACGTCGCACTCTTCAGCACCAAGTGTCACGGCTGCGACTTCCCAGTCGAAGCTGGGGACAAGTTCATCGAGGCTCTGGGTCACACCTGGCACGACACCTGCTTCGTGTGTGCG GTTTGCCACATCAACCTGGAGGGCCAGCCTTTCTACTCCAAGAAAGACAAACCTCTGTGCAAGAAGCACGCTCACGCCATCAACGTGTAG